The Burkholderia sp. NRF60-BP8 genomic sequence TAAAGCGTCGAAATTGCCGAGCGGGCCGGATACGCGTCAGGCGGACGGCCGCGCGGCGAACAGCGTCTGCTTGATCCGCTGCAGCGTACGGTACGGCGTCACGAAATGCAGCAGGTTCTTGGCGAGGCCGGCCCAGTCGTACGGGTTGAGCACGTTGAAGTAGCGCAGCAGCAGCGTGAGCGTCGACACGAGCTGGCGCCGGCGTTTGGTCGCACTGATCCCGCCCTCGTTGAGCTCGTAATACAGGCCGAGTTCCGGCAGGTTCGCGCAATCGTAGCGTTGCATTAACCGTAAAAAAAGATCGAGATCCTCGGCCGCGCGGTACTTCGCGCGATAGTTGCCCACTTCGCGCACGGCGTCGATGCGCAACATGACCGACGGATGCACGAGCGGCGAGCGCAGGAAGCGGGTGCGGCGCAGCGTGCGCGGATCGGCGGGCGGGGTCAGCATGAAGCGCGGCTCGCCGGCGCGCGACACGACCTGCGTCCACATGCCGACGCAGGCCACGCGCGGGTGGGCGCCGAGATAGGCGCGCTCTTTCGCGAGGCGGTGCGGCGCGGCGAGATCGCCCGCGTCGATGCGCGCCGCGTAGCGGAAACCGCGCGCCGCGAGCGCATCGATGCCGGCCGCCAGCGCGCGTTCGATGCCGCCGTTGCGCGGCATGCGCAGCACGTCGATCGACAGGCCGGGCAAGTCGGGCGCGACGATCGGCGGCGTGCTGCCGTCGTCGACGATCAGCACGTGCACGGGCGCATCCTCGCGAAACGACGCGAGGGTGCGGACGACGTCGTCGTGCCCGTTGTAGGCCGGCATCAGCACGGCCACGTCGTCGAGCGGGGGCGGGCAATCGGGGGACGTCATGTTCGCAGCTTGAAACGGATGTAATAAAAGTTGACGGCGGCGGCGGCCAGATAGCCGGCCGCCAGCCCGACGAGCGCGCCGTACAGGCCGAGCCGCGGGATCGCGAACAGGTTGACGAGCGCGGCGATCGCCAGCGCGAGCAGCCATTTCGTCAGCAACACGAATTTTGCTTGATATTTGAGAACGATAAGATTGCCTATCGCCTCGATGCCGGCCGGCACGGACAGCCAGACGGCCCAGCGGAAGATGTCGACCGACGCCTCGTAGCCGCGGCCGAACACCTTGCCGACGATCAGCGGGGCGGCCGCGTCGAGCACGAGCGCGCCGGCGGTCATCAGGCCGGCCGTCATCGCGATCAGCCGGACGATGTTGCGGCGCAGCCGGGCGACGTCCTGCACGCGGTAGACGAAGGCGGGCGCGATCGTCTGTGCGAGCATCAGCGCGAGGGTGATCCAGTTCTCGTTGAGCTGCTGCGCGGCCGAATAGCGGCCGAGGTCGGCGAACGACACGTGGCGCTCGAGCATCAGGCGGTCGAGCTTCAGGAACAGGTACATGCAGATGAGACCGAGCCAGAACACGGTGCCGGCCGTCGCAAAGTGCCGGAACAGCGGGGTATCGAACGTCCAGCCGAGCGCACCGCCGTTACGGTGGCGGTAGTACAGCAGCAGCGCGAAGCCGATCGCGGCGGCTTCCAGCGCCCACAGCCACGCGAAGCGGGCGGGGCCGGCGGCCGCGCGGACCAGCAGCCAGACGAGCAGCGCCTTGGCGAGCGCGGTGACCATGCTGGTGACGAGCTGCGGCTTGCTGTAGGTCATGCTCTGCAGCCACGCGTTGATCACGCCGACGAACGGCTCGCGGAACACCATCGTGACCGCCAGGCCCGCGAGCATCGCGCCGACCAGCGGGTCGAAGGCGCCCGCGGCGATCGCGATCCAGGTCGCGACGAGCGCGGCGGCCGATACGGCGATGCGTAGCACGAACGCGCTGCCGAGCACCGCGCCGAGCTGGGCGGGCGGGCGCTGGACGATGGTCGGGACGAGGATTTCCGCGCCGCACACCCAGGTGAGCGGCGCCAGTACCAGGAGAAGCGTATTCGCATACTGCCATTTGCCGAACACATCTGGCCCGAAATAACGGGCCAGCAGGCCGCTGATCGCGATCGCGACGCCGATCTGCGTGAGCCGTTCGAGCCCCAGCCAGACGAGGTTCGCGACGGCCTTCGCGACGTCCGGGTTGCCGAAGCGCTTCAGCATGCGCGGCAGCGACGGCGCGCGCGGCGGGCGGCCGGAAACGGCGGGTGGGCGGCGGCGGGACGGCTAGGCATTAAAATGGGCGACATGCGCGTCATCAAAACCCGCGATTATAAGTGTGATCGCGGCTGCTCCAGCCGTTGCTCGCCGTGTCGTGCCGGCAGCCACGTATCATGTGCGGCACCCGCGAGCGGCGGCCGCGCAAGCCAGACAATTTTCCATGCACGCAACCGAGAGAAGAGAATCGATGATTTCCCAATCCATCTTCAAGGCATATGACATTCGTGGCGTGGTCGGCAAGACACTCGACGTCGACACCGCGCGCGGCATCGGCCGGGCATTCGGCAGCGAAGTGCGTGCGCAGGGCGGCGATGCGGTCGTCGTCGCGCGCGACGGCCGCCTGTCCGGGCCGGAGCTGGTCGGCGCGCTGGCCGACGGCCTGCGTGCGGCGGGTGTCGACGTCGTGGACGTCGGCATGGTGCCGACGCCGGTCGGTTATTTCGCGGCGAACGTGCCGCTGGCGCTGAAGGGCGGCGAGCGCCGCGTCGATTCGTGCATCGTCGTCACGGGCAGCCACAATCCGCCCGACTACAACGGCTTCAAGATGGTGCTGCGCGGCGCCGCGATCTACGGCGAGCAGATCCAGGCGCTGTACCGCCGCATCGTCGACGAGCGGTTCGAGACGGGCAGCGGCACCTATGAAGCGATCGACGTCGCGGACCAATACATCGCACGCATCGTCGGCGACGTGAAGCTCGCACGGCCGCTGAAGCTCGTGGTCGACGCCGGCAACGGCGTCGCGGGCCCGCTCGCGACGCGCCTGTTCAAGGCGCTCGGCTGCGAACTCGTCGAGCGCTTCACCGACATCGACGGCACGTTCCCGAACCACCACCCCGATCCCGCCCACCCGGAAAACCTGCAGGACGTGATCCAGGCGCTGAAGGACACCGATGCGGAGCTCGGCTTCGCGTTCGACGGCGACGGCGACCGCCTGGGCGTCGTCACGAAGGACGGCCAGATCATCTATCCGGACCGCCAGCTGATGCTGTTCGCGGAAGAGGTGCTGTCGCGCAACCCGGGCGCGCAGATCATCTACGACGTGAAGTGCACGCGCCACCTCGCGCAGTGGGTGAAGTCGAAGGGCGGCGAGCCGCTGATGTGGAAGACGGGCCACTCGCTCGTGAAGGCGAAGCTGCGCGAGACGGGTGCGCCGCTCGCCGGCGAAATGAGCGGCCACGTGTTCTTCAAGGATCGCTGGTACGGCTTCGACGACGGCCTGTACACCGGTGCACGGCTGCTCGAGATCCTCGCGAAGACGGCCGATCCGAGCGCATTGCTCAACAGCCTGCCGGACGCGATGAGCACGCCCGAACTGCAGCTCTGGCTCGACGAAGGCGAGAATTTCCGCCTGATCGACAAGCTGCAGAAAGAGGCGAAGTTCGACGGCGCCGAGGAAGTCGTGACGATCGACGGCCTGCGTGTCGAGTACCCGGACGGCTTCGGCCTCGCGCGTTCGTCGAACACGACGCCGGTCGTCGTGATGCGTTTCGAGGCCGAGACGCAGGAAGGGCTCAAGCGCATCCAGGAAGACTTCCGCCGCGTGCTGACGGCCGCGAAGCCGGACGTCAAGCTGCCGTTCTGAGCGCCGGCGGCCGGCGGGCCGCCCGTACGACGGCCGTCCATCGGCCGTGCTCGTCCCGAAAAGCGGCGCGCGCCCTCGGCGCGCGGCCGCTTTTTGTCTATCCGGCGCTTCGGCCGGGATAAAATCCCCCCTTTATGTCCGTCGCCGGCTGCCAGCCGGCGTTTTTTCAGCGTGCAAAAGATCCTGATCGTGCGCGTGTCGTCGCTGGGCGACGTCGTGCACAACATGCCGGTGATCGCCGATATCCGGCGCCGTCACCCCGATGCGCAGATCGACTGGCTCGTCGAGGAAAGCTTCGTCGACCTCGTGCGGCTCGTCGACGGCGTGCGCAACGTGCTGCCGTTCTCGCTGCGCCGCTGGCGCAAGAAGCCGTTCTCGGGCGCGACGTGGCGCGAGATCCGCGCCTTCCGTCGGCGGCTCGCGGCCGAGCAGTACGACCTCGTGATCGACTGCCAGGGCCTCATCAAGACGGCGTGGGTCGCGAGCTGGGCGCGCGGGCCGCTCGTCGGGCTCGGCAACCGCACCGACGGCGCCGGCTACGAATGGCCGGTGCGTTTCTTCTACCGCAAGCGCGTGCCGATCGCGCCGCGCACGCACGTGGTCGAGCGCTCGCGCCAGCTCGTCGCGGCCGCGCTGGACGACCCGGCGCCGACCCCGGCCCATCCGGTCGAATTCGGCCTCGACACGCGCGCGGCGGCGCGCGCGGTGGCCGCGCTCGGCCTGAACCTGCCGGTGCCGTACGTCGTGTTCGTCCATGCGACGTCGCGCGCCGACAAGCAGTGGCCGGACGCCGCATGGATCGAGCTCGGCCAGGCGCTCGTGCGGCGCGGCGCGTCGCTCGTGCTGCCGTGGGGCAACGATGCGGAACGGGCGACCAGCGAGCGGCTCGCGAAGGAATTCGGCGCGGCGGCGATCGTGCCGCCGAAGCTGTCGCTGCCGGCCGTGGTCGGGCTGATCGACGGTGCGGCCGCGACGGTCGGGGTTGACACAGGTCTGGTTCACATCGCGGCCGCGCTGAAGCGTCCGACGATCGAACTGTACAATTTCGCGACGGCCTGGCGGACCGGCGGCTACTGGTCGCCGAACGTCGTCAATCTCGGCACGGCGGGGCAGCCCCCGTCGATCGCGCAGGTGAAGTCGGCGCTCGCGGGCTTCGGTCTCCTGTAACGCTGTCCACACGCGAACCGATCATGAGCGAATCCCAGATCATCGAAGTCCCGTCCGCCGACTGGAGCGGACACAACCTGTCGGCGCCGCGCGAGCAGTTGCTGGCCGCGGTCGAGGAAGGCAAGGTGCTGTATTTCCCGCACCTGCGTTTCGCGATCGAAGGCGGCGAGGAAGCGCTGCTCGATCCGGCGCTCGCCGATCCGAAACGCAAGAACATCAGCCTCGCGCCGAACGGCGGCGCGCTCGCCGGCGTGCTGGGCGACAGCGTCACGCAATCGGCCGTGCGCGCGCTCGTCGCGCGCTTCCAGCAGCAGGCCGGCACGCTCGTCGACGGCCTCTTTCCCGAATACCGCGGCAAGCTGCGCGTCGCGCCGACGAGCCTGCGGCTGATGCAGGTCGAGACGCGCCAGACGTCGTGGCGCAAGGACGACAGCCGGCTGCACGTCGACGCGTTCCCGTCGCGGCCGAACTACGGCGAGCGCATCCTGCGCGTGTTCACGAACGTGAATCCGGCCGGCGTGCCGCGCGTATGGCGTGTCGGCGAGCCGTTCGAGGACGTCACGAAGCGCTTCCTGCCGAAGATCCGGCCGCAGTTCCCGGGCTCGGCGTGGCTGCTGAACCTGCTGCACGTGACGAAATCGCCGCGCAGCGCGTACGACCATCTGATGCTGAACCTGCACGACGGGATGAAGGCCGATCTCGACTACCAGAAGACTTGCCCACAGCAGACGATGCCGTTTCCGCCGGGCAGCGTGTGGATATGTTTCTCGGATCAGACTTCGCACGCTGTGATGTCCGGACAGTTCATGCTCGAGCAGACCTTCTTCCTGCCGGTCGACGCGATGGTCCGCCGCGAGTGCGCGCCGCTCGGCATTCTCGAGCGCCTGACGGGCAGGGCGCTGGTTTGAGCGCGCACCTGCTTCGACGCCACACCCGGGCGGCCGCATGCTGAGGGCGATCTATCGTGCGCTGTGGTGGCTCGTCGCGCCGGCCGCGGTCATCCGGCTCTACGTGCGCTCGCGCAAGGAGCGCGGCTATCGCGAGCATATCGGCGAGCGCTTCGGCCACGTCGCGGGCCGCTCGCGCGACGACCGCGCGCCGCTGATCTGGGTGCATGCGGTGTCGGTCGGCGAGACGCGCGCGGCGCAGCCGTTGATCGATGCGCTGCTGCGCGCCCGTCCCGATGCACGCATCCTGCTCACGCACATGACGCCGAGCGGCCGCGCGACCGGCGAACAGATCTTCGGCGACCGGGTGCTGCGCTGCTACCTGCCGTACGACATGCCGGGCGCGGTGCGGCGCTTCCTGCACGCATGGCGGCCGACGCTCGGCCTCGTGATGGAAACCGAGGTGTGGCCGACGCTGATCGACGAGTGCCGCCGCGCGGACGTGCCGCTCGTGCTGACCAATGCGCGGATGTCCGCGCGTTCGTTCCGGCGCGCGGCGAAATTCGGCGCGGCGACGCGCGACGTGTTCGGCGGCTTCTCGCGCGTGCTCGCGCAGAGCCCGGCCGACGCGGAGCGGCTCACGTCGCTCGGCGCGCGCAACGTGACCGTGCTCGGCAACCTGAAGTTCGACATGACGACGCCGCCGGAACTCGCGGCGCGCGGCCATGCGTGGCGCGAGGCGATCGGCGCGCGGCCGGTGTGGGTCGCCGCCAGCACGCGCGAGAACGAAGAAGCGCTGGTGCTGCAGGCGTTCGCGGAAATGCGCACGCCCGGCGCGCTGCTGGTGCTCGTGCCGCGTCATCCGCAGCGCTTCGCGGAAGTCGAGGCGCTCGTCGCGCGCAGCGGGCTCAAGTGCGTGCGGCGCTCCGTCTGGGCCGCCGATGCGGCCGCGCTCGCGGCGGGCCGTCCGGCCGCCGAACCGCTGCCGGACGACGTGACGGTGCTGCTCGGCGATTCGATGGGCGAGCTCGGCGCGTACTACGCGGCGGCCGACATCGCGTTCATCGGCGGCAGCCTGCTGCCGCTCGGCGGGCAGAACCTGATCGAGGCATGCGCGGTCGGCGTGCCGGTGCTGATCGGGCCGCACGTGTTCAACTTCACGCAGGCGACCGCCGATGCGGTCGCGGCAGGCGCCGCGATGCAGGTCGAGGATCCGCTCGATCTCGCGCACGTGCTCGACGCGCT encodes the following:
- a CDS encoding glycosyltransferase produces the protein MTSPDCPPPLDDVAVLMPAYNGHDDVVRTLASFREDAPVHVLIVDDGSTPPIVAPDLPGLSIDVLRMPRNGGIERALAAGIDALAARGFRYAARIDAGDLAAPHRLAKERAYLGAHPRVACVGMWTQVVSRAGEPRFMLTPPADPRTLRRTRFLRSPLVHPSVMLRIDAVREVGNYRAKYRAAEDLDLFLRLMQRYDCANLPELGLYYELNEGGISATKRRRQLVSTLTLLLRYFNVLNPYDWAGLAKNLLHFVTPYRTLQRIKQTLFAARPSA
- the waaA gene encoding lipid IV(A) 3-deoxy-D-manno-octulosonic acid transferase yields the protein MLRAIYRALWWLVAPAAVIRLYVRSRKERGYREHIGERFGHVAGRSRDDRAPLIWVHAVSVGETRAAQPLIDALLRARPDARILLTHMTPSGRATGEQIFGDRVLRCYLPYDMPGAVRRFLHAWRPTLGLVMETEVWPTLIDECRRADVPLVLTNARMSARSFRRAAKFGAATRDVFGGFSRVLAQSPADAERLTSLGARNVTVLGNLKFDMTTPPELAARGHAWREAIGARPVWVAASTRENEEALVLQAFAEMRTPGALLVLVPRHPQRFAEVEALVARSGLKCVRRSVWAADAAALAAGRPAAEPLPDDVTVLLGDSMGELGAYYAAADIAFIGGSLLPLGGQNLIEACAVGVPVLIGPHVFNFTQATADAVAAGAAMQVEDPLDLAHVLDALFADKARRIAMGAAGAAFASRHRGATARTVDVLAALLPPAEAGARALPDAADDDA
- the waaC gene encoding lipopolysaccharide heptosyltransferase I; its protein translation is MQKILIVRVSSLGDVVHNMPVIADIRRRHPDAQIDWLVEESFVDLVRLVDGVRNVLPFSLRRWRKKPFSGATWREIRAFRRRLAAEQYDLVIDCQGLIKTAWVASWARGPLVGLGNRTDGAGYEWPVRFFYRKRVPIAPRTHVVERSRQLVAAALDDPAPTPAHPVEFGLDTRAAARAVAALGLNLPVPYVVFVHATSRADKQWPDAAWIELGQALVRRGASLVLPWGNDAERATSERLAKEFGAAAIVPPKLSLPAVVGLIDGAAATVGVDTGLVHIAAALKRPTIELYNFATAWRTGGYWSPNVVNLGTAGQPPSIAQVKSALAGFGLL
- a CDS encoding lipopolysaccharide biosynthesis protein yields the protein MLKRFGNPDVAKAVANLVWLGLERLTQIGVAIAISGLLARYFGPDVFGKWQYANTLLLVLAPLTWVCGAEILVPTIVQRPPAQLGAVLGSAFVLRIAVSAAALVATWIAIAAGAFDPLVGAMLAGLAVTMVFREPFVGVINAWLQSMTYSKPQLVTSMVTALAKALLVWLLVRAAAGPARFAWLWALEAAAIGFALLLYYRHRNGGALGWTFDTPLFRHFATAGTVFWLGLICMYLFLKLDRLMLERHVSFADLGRYSAAQQLNENWITLALMLAQTIAPAFVYRVQDVARLRRNIVRLIAMTAGLMTAGALVLDAAAPLIVGKVFGRGYEASVDIFRWAVWLSVPAGIEAIGNLIVLKYQAKFVLLTKWLLALAIAALVNLFAIPRLGLYGALVGLAAGYLAAAAVNFYYIRFKLRT
- a CDS encoding Kdo hydroxylase family protein; this translates as MSESQIIEVPSADWSGHNLSAPREQLLAAVEEGKVLYFPHLRFAIEGGEEALLDPALADPKRKNISLAPNGGALAGVLGDSVTQSAVRALVARFQQQAGTLVDGLFPEYRGKLRVAPTSLRLMQVETRQTSWRKDDSRLHVDAFPSRPNYGERILRVFTNVNPAGVPRVWRVGEPFEDVTKRFLPKIRPQFPGSAWLLNLLHVTKSPRSAYDHLMLNLHDGMKADLDYQKTCPQQTMPFPPGSVWICFSDQTSHAVMSGQFMLEQTFFLPVDAMVRRECAPLGILERLTGRALV
- a CDS encoding phosphomannomutase/phosphoglucomutase, with translation MISQSIFKAYDIRGVVGKTLDVDTARGIGRAFGSEVRAQGGDAVVVARDGRLSGPELVGALADGLRAAGVDVVDVGMVPTPVGYFAANVPLALKGGERRVDSCIVVTGSHNPPDYNGFKMVLRGAAIYGEQIQALYRRIVDERFETGSGTYEAIDVADQYIARIVGDVKLARPLKLVVDAGNGVAGPLATRLFKALGCELVERFTDIDGTFPNHHPDPAHPENLQDVIQALKDTDAELGFAFDGDGDRLGVVTKDGQIIYPDRQLMLFAEEVLSRNPGAQIIYDVKCTRHLAQWVKSKGGEPLMWKTGHSLVKAKLRETGAPLAGEMSGHVFFKDRWYGFDDGLYTGARLLEILAKTADPSALLNSLPDAMSTPELQLWLDEGENFRLIDKLQKEAKFDGAEEVVTIDGLRVEYPDGFGLARSSNTTPVVVMRFEAETQEGLKRIQEDFRRVLTAAKPDVKLPF